A single genomic interval of Homo sapiens chromosome 7, GRCh38.p14 Primary Assembly harbors:
- the HSPB1 gene encoding heat shock protein beta-1: protein MTERRVPFSLLRGPSWDPFRDWYPHSRLFDQAFGLPRLPEEWSQWLGGSSWPGYVRPLPPAAIESPAVAAPAYSRALSRQLSSGVSEIRHTADRWRVSLDVNHFAPDELTVKTKDGVVEITGKHEERQDEHGYISRCFTRKYTLPPGVDPTQVSSSLSPEGTLTVEAPMPKLATQSNEITIPVTFESRAQLGGPEAAKSDETAAK, encoded by the exons ATGACCGAGCGCCGCGTCCCCTTCTCGCTCCTGCGGGGCCCCAGCTGGGACCCCTTCCGCGACTGGTACCCGCATAGCCGCCTCTTCGACCAGGCCTTCGGGCTGCCCCGGCTGCCGGAGGAGTGGTCGCAGTGGTTAGGCGGCAGCAGCTGGCCAGGCTACGTGCGCCCCCTGCCCCCCGCCGCCATCGAGAGCCCCGCAGTGGCCGCGCCCGCCTACAGCCGCGCGCTCAGCCGGCAACTCAGCAGCGGGGTCTCGGAGATCCGGCACACTGCGGACCGCTGGCGCGTGTCCCTGGATGTCAACCACTTCGCCCCGGACGAGCTGACGGTCAAGACCAAGGATGGCGTGGTGGAGATCACCG GCAAGCACGAGGAGCGGCAGGACGAGCATGGCTACATCTCCCGGTGCTTCACGCGGAAATACAC GCTGCCCCCCGGTGTGGACCCCACCCAAGTTTCCTCCTCCCTGTCCCCTGAGGGCACACTGACCGTGGAGGCCCCCATGCCCAAGCTAGCCACGCAGTCCAACGAGATCACCATCCCAGTCACCTTCGAGTCGCGGGCCCAGCTTGGGGGCCCAGAAGCTGCAAAATCCGATGAGACTGCCGCCAAGTAA